Part of the Ruegeria sp. AD91A genome, CCTTGAAGTCCATGTCGCCCAGGTGGTCTTCGTCACCCAGAATGTCGGACAGGATGGCATAGTCTCCGTCATCTTCCAGGATCAGACCCATGGCCACACCGGCAACCGGCGCTTTCAGCGGAACACCCGCATCCATCATCGACAGCGAACCGCCGCAGACAGACGCCATCGAGCTGGAGCCGTTGGATTCTGTGATCTCCGACACGATACGGATCGTGTAGGGGAAGTCGGTCGCCGCAGGCAGAACCGCCTGCAGGGCGCGCCATGCCAGCTTGCCGTGGCCAATCTCACGGCGGCCGGGGCCACCAACGCGGCCAACTTCACCTACCGAATACGGAGGGAAGTTGTAGTGCAGCAGGAAGTTCGATTTGAAGTTGCCATGCAGCGCGTCGATGAACTGTTCGTCGTCACCGGTGCCCAGCGTGGTTACGGCCAGCGCCTGCGTTTCACCACGGGTGAACAAGGCTGAACCATGGGTCCGTGGCAGCATCGAGGTTTCTGCAACGATCGAGCGGATATCGGTGGTCGAGCGACCATCGATCCGCTTGCCGCCTTTGACGACGTCGCCGCGCAGAATACCTGCTTCGAGCTTTTTCATCGCGGAACCGAGGTTGCCGTCTTCCAGCTGTTCCTCGGTCAGCGCTTCCTTGATCGCTTCACGGGCAGCGGCAACAGCAGCGGTGCGCTCCTGCTTGTCGGTGATCGCGAAGGCGGCGCGCATCTGTTCTTCACCGGCGGCCTTAACGGCAGCATACAGCTCCGAGTAATCCGGTGCCTGGAAATCGAACGGCTCTTTCGCGGCTTCTTCGGCGAGGCTGATGATCAGGTCGATCACCGGCTGAATCTGTTCATGCGCAAAGTTCACCGCGCCCAGCATTTCCGCCTCAGAGAGCTCGTACGCTTCCGATTCCACCATCATTACGGCGTCTTTGGTCCCGGCAACTACCAGATCCAGACGCTGTTCAGGGTTCAGGCGCAGGTCCTGCATGTCATCGACGGTCGGGTTCAGAACGTATTCACCGTCTTCGAAACCAACACGGGCACCGGCGATCGGGCCCATGAACGGCGCGCCGGAGATGGTCAGAGCAGCCGAAGCGGCGATCATCGCGACGATGTCGGGATCGTTGACCAGATCGTGGCTCAGCACGGTGCACATCACCAGAACTTCGTTTTTGAAGCCGTCAACGAACAGCGGGCGGATCGGACGGTCGATCAAACGCGCAGTCAGCGTCTCTTTCTCGGTCGGGCGCGCCTCGCGCTTGAAGAAGCCACCCGGTACTTTACCGGCGGCATAGTATTTCTCTTGGTAGTGGACGGTCAGCGGGAAAAAGTCCTGACCGGGTTTTTGCGCCCGCGCAAAGGTCACGTTTGCCATGACGCTGGTTTCGCCCAGCGTGGCAATCACGCTGCCGTCAGCCTGACGGGCAACCTTGCCGGTTTCCAGTGTCAGCGTCTCTTCGCCCCACTGCATTGATTTCTTCGTTACATCAAACATATGCGTATCCTAGAAGGGAGCACTCCCGCCCCTGCGGGTCTCCCGTTTGCATGGCGGCCCCATTGCCGCCGACCCCAATTTATCTTCCATTCGAGTGCCGGGGTCAGGGCACAACGTCTCAGATACCGCGCGCATACATGAGAATGCGTTGAAAGGAAAGAGGAACTGGATGGGATGGCCGAATCACGCTGAGACAGACAACGGCTCTCTCTAAGTGTTCAGTTTTCAGATCGCGAGCAAAAGCTGTGAGCGGCGATGCAATGTGTTTCTTCGCAGGCGACGACCCAGAGATCTGTGGGTCGATTACATCGCTAACATCGGTAAAATCGAATGCATTTTGTAAAAATATGAAGGCAGTATAAGCTTTTACCACAAGCCCGCGGACGAAATGACGGAAACGCGCCAAGGGGGTTAATAATCCCATACCCGTCCGCCAACCGAAAACCTTGGCGTTTGCAGCTAGCGAACAGAAGGGCAATCGAATGGCACAAACAAAAAAGATGCTGGATCCGGATCCCCGGATTTACGACTTCGAAACGGAATATGAACTGGGGCAGGATAACGTCCGACCGTTTGGCTTGGACATTCACAACCCGGTCTTTCTGATCTCAAGTATCATGATCTTTGCGTTCGTCCTGATCGCATTAGCCAACCAAGAGGCCGCGGCTTCGTTCTTCGGCTGGCTCCGACCCTGGCTGACCAGCACGTTTGATTGGTTTCTGGTCCTTTCGGTTGATGCAATCACCCTGTTTTGTCTTGTTCTCATCATCCTGCCGGTCGGCAGTGTGCGGATCGGTGGCAAAGACGCCAAGCCAGATTATTCCTATGCGGGATGGATCGCGATGATGTTCGCTGCTGGAATAGGTATCGGTCTGCTGTTCTTTGGCGTGATGGAGCCGGTCTATTACAATTTTGCCGAAGACGGGAACGCAAGCCCGCTGGGCATTGATATCGCGGTGCCGGGAAATGAATATGCCGGTGTCGTCGGAACCATTCATCATTGGGGTCTGGAAGGCTGGGCGGTTTACGCCGCGGTCGGCCTGAGCCTGGCGATCTTCAGTTACAACCTGAACCTGCCGCTGACCTTGCGCTCGGCCTTCTATCCGATCCTTGGCGAACGGGTCTGGGGGTGGTGGGGCCACATCATCGATACGTTGGCGGTCTTTGCCACGTTGTTCGGGTTGACCACATCTCTTGGTCTGGGTGCTCAGCAAGTTGCCGCTGGTCTTTACGAGGTCTTCGGCATCGAACCCAGCCCCACTGTCGTTGTCTTGCTGATCATCGGGATCACGTTGATTGCGCTGGGCTCGGTTCTACTGGGCATGGATGCGGGCGTCAAACGGCTGAGTGAGATCAATATGGTCATGGCCGTCGGACTATTCCTCTTCGTAATCGCCGTAACTGGCATTGGCACGGCCATCGCACGATATTTCAACGTGATGACCGACTACGTGCTGCACTTACCTGCCTTGTCGAACCCGTTCGGACGAGAAGACACCAGCTATTTCCATGGTTGGACGACCTTCTACTGGGCATGGTGGATCGCATGGTCACCCTTTGTGGGCATGTTCATTGCCCGGATCTCGAAGGGTCGTACTGTTCGCGAGTTCATAATCTGCGCGTTGCTGGCGCCGACAGCCGTCTGTGCCCTGTGGATGTCAACCTTCGGCGGCGCCGCCATCGACATGTTGAACGCGGGCGGAGCGGAAGGTGTTCGCGCGACAGTGATTGACAGCTACGCCCCAGAAGGTGCGTTGTTCGGTTTCCTGAAAGAACTGCCGCTTTACGGCATCGTTGCCCCGATTGCCCTTGTCCTGATCGTAATCTTCTTTGTCACCTCATCCGATTCAGGGTCGTTGGTGATCGACACGATCACTGCTGGCGGCAAGATGGACGCGCCCGTGGTTCAGCGCGTGTTCTGGTGCACATTGGAAGGTCTGGTCGCCATCGCATTGCTGTTGGGGGGTGGTCTTTCAGCGCTGCAAGGCGCAGCGGTTTCAACCGGCATCCCCTTTACGCTGGTGGTTTTAACAATGTGCTACTGTTTGTGGCTGGCGCTGAAATCAGAAAAAGCGAAAATGTAGAGCCGTACACATTTCCAAGAATGAAACGCCCACCGATTGGTGGGCGTCTTCGGTTTTGTGGAACTGCACAAGGCATAATGACTTAGATGATGTTTTGACTGAGTTCATGCGCGCACCAGTATCAACAAAAACTGCGTTGGGCGGGGTATGCGTTTGGTGCCAGATGCCGAAATCCCGGGCTTCAGGATATTGCTGAAGGGGGGAAACGTCCAACTATGCACTGAACAGGGAACTTGCCCGTTTTTCTGAGTGTTCTCGGGCGCTGCTATTGCGTTGACATTGAATTCTCAGAATAGGACGTTCACGCGAAGAAAACTGCTTTCGACCACCCTCCGGAGGAATAAGTGTCAATTGTTGATGTCCTGGCCGCGCGCCTGATCGAAGATGTCAAATTCAACGACCTGTCAGGAAGCTTCCTGATGCTTGGGCGGCAGGACTGGATAGGTGCGCGTCGGTCGTCATCCGCCGCATTGTTTCGGGAAACCTTGCAGAAGTACCTGCCCGGAGTGAGCGAAGCTGACCTTTGCAACCCGGATGATGGGTACTCGGAAACCTTCTTTCGTAAACTTGGGTTTTCGGAAGTGGACTCTCTGGATTTCTCGGGTTTCGAAGGGGCGAGCATCGTTCAGGATCTCGCGGGGGATTTGCCTGAAAATCTGGTTGGTCGGTTTGACGTTATCTATGACGGTGGAACCTGCGAGCACGTGTTCGACTTGCCGACCGCCTACCGGAACATTGATAAGATGCTGAAGCCCGGGGGGGTGTTTATCGCACACTCGCCATCGAACAATTGGATCAATCACGGCTTCTATCAGATTTGCCCAGAGATAGTGTACGGCTTTTGGGTAAACGCCATGAACTATGAGGCTCTGAAATGCGTGTGGCAGCCGTTAAGGCCATACGCCGCGCGTGATGTGGTGAAAATGACGGATCCCAACAAGACAAAGAAACGTCCGCGCCCGCTGGGAACCTTTGGTCCGGGATTGCCTGTTCTTTTGGATTTTGTGGTTCGAAAACCTGTTGCTGACACCAAGACGAGTGCAAATGTGTCGCAAAGTGACTATGCCACACGTTGGGAAAACACGCGGAAGGCGTAAGGCCCGGTGTCGCAACAGACATTCTCTGACCGTCGGGGAATGTCCAACTGCTCTGGTAAGTTAAGGGGGATGTGTCGCTTTCGGCGGATCCAACAGAAAACGCCCGCCGGGTGGCGGGCGTCGAACCGGAAAACCCGGTTTAAAGTCTTCTGAAAAAGCTTAGCGGCGGATGCCCAGCTTTTTGATCAGATCCTGGTAACGCGCTTCTTCCTTGCCTTTCAGGTAATCCAGTAGCTTACGGCGCTGGGCAACCATCTTCAGCAGACCGCGACGACCGTGGTTGTCTTTTTTGTGGGTCTTGAAGTGCTCGGTCAGGGTGGTGATGCGCGAGGTCAGGATGGCAACCTGGACTTCAGGCGAGCCGGTGTCGCCGTCCTTGGTTGCGAATTCTTTCATGACGCGTGCTTTTTCTTCAGCAGTAATCGACATCGGGGTCTCCTTTGAAAGGTTAGAGTTGATGGCGCAGGCCGGGATGTCGTCCAGCACAGGCCCATGGAGAAAACCGCACCGATTCCGATGCGGATGGGCGCGTATAGGCGCATTTTCACCAAATGGCAAAGGGAAACTGCGGGCTCAGACCATCTGTCCGTACTGGGCCAGTTGCGCTTCGGTGATCAACTGAATGTCGGCCACCGTCATACCTTCGGCCCCGTATACCTGCGCCACTTCCTGACCGTTGATCATCACCCGGGTCAGATTGGCGTTTTCAGCGTCAGGTTCCACCTCAATTTCCGGGTCGGCCTCATCCTCCCAGGTTACGAGCAGCTTGTCCTCACCGGGTTGGAAGCCCATGACGGTCACGTCTTCGTCACCCGGGCTCAGCACGATGTCATCAGCGCCCTGCCCACCGGTCACCACATCCCCGCCGCCTGCCACAATGGTATCGTCACCAGCGCCGCCATTCAGGAAATCCTTTTCGGCTGCGCCGTCTTCGATACCGAGGACAAAGTCGTCGCCGTCGCCCCCAAAGATCGTATCCTCACCTGCGCCACCGTTCAGGGCATCGTCTCCAAACCCGCCCTGCAATGCGTCGTCATCTGCCCCGCCTGTCAGAGTATCGTCGCCCTGACCGCCATAAAGTTCGTCTTCGCCTTCGCCGCCATCCAGGGTGTCGTCCCCGAAATGGCCGAACAGGGCGTCGTCCCCCTGATTGCCGAACAGAAAGTCGTCATCAGCCTCTCCGTGCAGAACATCATCACCCTGACCGCCCGAAATCGTATCCGTACCGTCGCCCCCGTGCAGAACGTCGTCGCCCTTGCCGCCGTCGATGGTGTCATCGCCGCCAAACCCGTTGACCTGATCGACACCGTCCTGTCCGGTGATCTGGTCCGGGCCATCGCTGCCGGCAATTACGAGGTCTCCTTCGAATTCAGA contains:
- the pnp gene encoding polyribonucleotide nucleotidyltransferase, with translation MFDVTKKSMQWGEETLTLETGKVARQADGSVIATLGETSVMANVTFARAQKPGQDFFPLTVHYQEKYYAAGKVPGGFFKREARPTEKETLTARLIDRPIRPLFVDGFKNEVLVMCTVLSHDLVNDPDIVAMIAASAALTISGAPFMGPIAGARVGFEDGEYVLNPTVDDMQDLRLNPEQRLDLVVAGTKDAVMMVESEAYELSEAEMLGAVNFAHEQIQPVIDLIISLAEEAAKEPFDFQAPDYSELYAAVKAAGEEQMRAAFAITDKQERTAAVAAAREAIKEALTEEQLEDGNLGSAMKKLEAGILRGDVVKGGKRIDGRSTTDIRSIVAETSMLPRTHGSALFTRGETQALAVTTLGTGDDEQFIDALHGNFKSNFLLHYNFPPYSVGEVGRVGGPGRREIGHGKLAWRALQAVLPAATDFPYTIRIVSEITESNGSSSMASVCGGSLSMMDAGVPLKAPVAGVAMGLILEDDGDYAILSDILGDEDHLGDMDFKVAGTENGITSLQMDIKVAGITPEIMEKALAQAKDGRLHILGEMGKALSETNDFSVHAPRIETMNIPTDKIREVIGSGGKVIREIVEVSGAKVDINDDGVIKIASPDGESIQKAYDMIYSIVAEPEEGQIYTGKVVKIVDFGAFVNFFGKRDGLVHVSQIENRRLNHPSDVLKEGQEVKVKLLGFDDRGKVRLSMKVVDQETGEEIVPEKKEKKEESAE
- a CDS encoding BCCT family transporter yields the protein MAQTKKMLDPDPRIYDFETEYELGQDNVRPFGLDIHNPVFLISSIMIFAFVLIALANQEAAASFFGWLRPWLTSTFDWFLVLSVDAITLFCLVLIILPVGSVRIGGKDAKPDYSYAGWIAMMFAAGIGIGLLFFGVMEPVYYNFAEDGNASPLGIDIAVPGNEYAGVVGTIHHWGLEGWAVYAAVGLSLAIFSYNLNLPLTLRSAFYPILGERVWGWWGHIIDTLAVFATLFGLTTSLGLGAQQVAAGLYEVFGIEPSPTVVVLLIIGITLIALGSVLLGMDAGVKRLSEINMVMAVGLFLFVIAVTGIGTAIARYFNVMTDYVLHLPALSNPFGREDTSYFHGWTTFYWAWWIAWSPFVGMFIARISKGRTVREFIICALLAPTAVCALWMSTFGGAAIDMLNAGGAEGVRATVIDSYAPEGALFGFLKELPLYGIVAPIALVLIVIFFVTSSDSGSLVIDTITAGGKMDAPVVQRVFWCTLEGLVAIALLLGGGLSALQGAAVSTGIPFTLVVLTMCYCLWLALKSEKAKM
- a CDS encoding class I SAM-dependent methyltransferase, with translation MSIVDVLAARLIEDVKFNDLSGSFLMLGRQDWIGARRSSSAALFRETLQKYLPGVSEADLCNPDDGYSETFFRKLGFSEVDSLDFSGFEGASIVQDLAGDLPENLVGRFDVIYDGGTCEHVFDLPTAYRNIDKMLKPGGVFIAHSPSNNWINHGFYQICPEIVYGFWVNAMNYEALKCVWQPLRPYAARDVVKMTDPNKTKKRPRPLGTFGPGLPVLLDFVVRKPVADTKTSANVSQSDYATRWENTRKA
- the rpsO gene encoding 30S ribosomal protein S15 produces the protein MSITAEEKARVMKEFATKDGDTGSPEVQVAILTSRITTLTEHFKTHKKDNHGRRGLLKMVAQRRKLLDYLKGKEEARYQDLIKKLGIRR
- a CDS encoding calcium-binding protein — protein: MFLAGLIGLAAIGGAAYAMSDMLIEDEDVSEDDPNDDAETEPNTGEFLEIGENVEDPVNPDIETPSTGTVISEFEGDLVIAGSDGPDQITGQDGVDQVNGFGGDDTIDGGKGDDVLHGGDGTDTISGGQGDDVLHGEADDDFLFGNQGDDALFGHFGDDTLDGGEGEDELYGGQGDDTLTGGADDDALQGGFGDDALNGGAGEDTIFGGDGDDFVLGIEDGAAEKDFLNGGAGDDTIVAGGGDVVTGGQGADDIVLSPGDEDVTVMGFQPGEDKLLVTWEDEADPEIEVEPDAENANLTRVMINGQEVAQVYGAEGMTVADIQLITEAQLAQYGQMV